A single genomic interval of Camelina sativa cultivar DH55 chromosome 11, Cs, whole genome shotgun sequence harbors:
- the LOC104724330 gene encoding protein PTST, chloroplastic — protein MGCVVPRIELGCSSHCLEQSLTLSWNLRAWNFGRVTTISHFQKLPYPLVSSTRKHYKNSLLLKRFLVGVGSEESSLSQDSLDESLSRPLTSDELKSLLIDAERSKLVKKLSEANQQNRFLKRQLKTQEDEITNIKSDLAIMEFEVQALVKLAEEVANLGIPEGSRKISGKYIQSHLLSRLDAVQKKLKEQVKDVEAAQTKEVHVFWIGMAESVQVMGSFDGWSQREDLSPEYSALFTKFSTTLFLRPGRYEIKFLVDGEWQISPEFPTSGEGMMENNVLVVE, from the exons ATGG GTTGTGTAGTACCCAGAATTGAATTGGGTTGTTCAAg TCATTGTCTTGAACAAAGCCTTACTCTTTCATGGAACTTAAGAGCATGGAATTTTGGAAGAGTGACCACAATCTCACATTTCCAAAAACTTCCTTATCCTTTGGTATCTTCTACTCGAAAACATTACAAGAACAGTTTGCTCTTGAAGAGATTTTTAGTTGGTGTTGGCTCAGAGGAATCATCTTTATCACAAGATTCACTCGACGAGTCTCTTTCTCGACCTCTCACTAGTGATGAG TTGAAGTCACTGCTCATTGATGCAGAGAGATCGAAGCTTGTTAAAAAATTGAGTGAAGCTAATCAACAGAATCGTTTTCTCAAGCGCCAG CTTAAAACACAGGAGGATGAAATAACTAACATCAAAAGTGACCTTGCGATTATGGAGTTCGAAGTTCAGGCTTTGGTCAAACTGGCGGAAGAAGTAGCAAACCTCGGTATTCCAGAAGGTTCTAGAAAAATCAGTGGAAAGTACATTCAGTCACACCTTCTCTCTCGTTTAGAcg CTGTTCAAAAAAAGTTGAAGGAACAAGTAAAAGATGTCGAGGCTGCACAGACGAAAGAGGTTCACGTGTTCTGGATTGGCATGGCAGAG AGTGTACAAGTAATGGGATCGTTCGATGGATGGAGCCAACGTGAGGATCTATCGCCTGAGTACTCAGCTTTATTCACCAAATTCTCCACCACGTTATTCCTTCGTCCTGGGCG GTACGAGATAAAGTTCTTAGTGGATGGAGAATGGCAGATCTCACCTGAGTTTCCTACTTCGGGAGAAGGGATGATGGAGAACAATGTCTTAGTGGTGGAATAG
- the LOC104724331 gene encoding LOW QUALITY PROTEIN: 39S ribosomal protein L41, mitochondrial-like (The sequence of the model RefSeq protein was modified relative to this genomic sequence to represent the inferred CDS: inserted 2 bases in 1 codon; deleted 1 base in 1 codon), whose translation MTTIGGLLMGIVRSLRRKRASSLDILXRAPRDFYKGKNCKPHGFHTRKGGYVVQQDKLPNYVVPDLTGFKLKPYVSQCPLQVNTNESAEASK comes from the exons atgacgACGATAGGAGGGTTGTTAATGGGAATTGTAAGATCATTGAGAAGGAAGAGAGCT TCTTCACTTGATATACT GAGAGCTCCTCGAGACTTCTACAAGGGCAAAAACTGCAAACCCCATGGTTTCCACACCAGAAAAG GAGGATACGTTGTGCAGCAAGATAAGTTGCCGAATTACGTAGTCCCTGATCTCACCGGCTTTAAG CTGAAACCATATGTATCTCAGTGCCCTTTACAAGTCAACACAAACGAGTCAGCCGAAGCTTCCAAGTGA
- the LOC104724332 gene encoding putative NAC domain-containing protein 94, translating to MVLVMDDEESNNIERYDDVVLPGFRFHPTDEELVSFYLKRKVLHKSLPFELIKKVDIYKYDPWDLPKLAAMGEKEWYFYCPRDRKYRNSTRPNRVTGGGFWKATGTDRPIYSLDSTRCIGLKKSLVFYRGRAAKGVKTDWMMHEFRLPSVSDSHHSTYPNYNNKKQHLNNNNNSKEISSSDAWAICRIFKKTNAVSSQRSIPQSWVYPTIPDTNQYNSQSQSHNTATLLASSDVLSHISTRQNLITSPVNEHTSFTESAAAYFASQMLGVPYNTARTGDALFVRNTETGDTLFLSNNENNYFNNLTGALTHEIPNVRSMVMEEETTVSEMSATSYSTNN from the exons ATGGTTCTAGTTATGGATGACGAAGAGAGTAACAACATAGAAAGATATGACGACGTCGTCTTACCAGGGTTTAGGTTCCATCCCACTGATGAAGAGCTGGTAAGTTTCTACCTGAAACGTAAGGTTTTACACAAATCTCTTCCCTTTGAACTCATCAAGAAAGTCGACATTTACAAATACGATCCATGGGATCTCCCAA agctTGCGGCGATGGGGGAGAAGGAGTGGTACTTCTACTGTCCGAGAGACAGGAAATACCGGAACAGCACGAGGCCTAACCGAGTAACGGGAGGTGGATTCTGGAAAGCCACCGGAACAGACCGGCCTATATACTCATTGGACTCGACTCGATGCATCGGTTTAAAGAAGTCGCTAGTGTTCTACCGTGGTCGAGCTGCTAAAGGAGTCAAAACCGATTGGATGATGCACGAATTTCGTCTCCCTTCCGTATCTGACTCTCATCACTCAACATATCCCAATTACAATAACAAGAAGCAACaccttaacaacaacaacaacagtaaaGAGATTTCTTCAAGC GATGCGTGGGCGATATGTAGAATATTCAAGAAGACGAATGCAGTATCATCACAAAGATCAATCCCACAATCTTGGGTTTATCCAACGATTCCTGACACTAACCAATACAACTCACAGTCACAATCACACAACACGGCAACTCTCTTAGCTTCATCAGACGTTCTCAGCCACATATCAACAAGACAAAACCTTATCACTTCTCCAGTCAACGAACACACAAGCTTCACAGAATCAGCTGCTGCCTATTTCGCGTCTCAGATGCTCGGAGTCCCGTACAATACAGCCAGAACAGGGGACGCTCTGTTTGTGAGAAACACTGAAACAGGGGATACTCTGTTTCTGAGCAACAATGAGAATAACTACTTCAACAACTTGACCGGAGCGTTGACTCATGAGATCCCGAATGTAAGATCAATGGTGATGGAGGAAGAGACGACGGTCAGTGAGATGTCGGCGACGTCGTACTCCACTAACAACTAA